AATCTTTATGATTCTTATAGAGAAGCTACCCCCCCTTTAGACCGGAAAACAGGGGGGTTATATGACCTTGCAGAGTATATAAGTCAAAGTGAAGACAAGATCACAATCATAGCGATTGGTCCCTTAACAAACATTGCGAAACTATTAATGATCGATCCACACCTAAACGAAAAGATTGAAGCCATTTATATTATGGGAGGTGGACTTAAAAAAGGGAATGTGACCGATCTTGCTGAATTTAACTTTTACTGCGATGCATATGCTGCTCAAAAAGTATTGTTAAGCGGTATTGATATATATTTGTCAGCCCTTGATGCGACGACACAAGTCTACTTTACTTATGAAGAATTTGATGCATATGAGGTGAAAAATAACAAATCGGAGTTCATTAAAAAGACTTTGGAATATTATATTAACCTTGATCCATATCTTCATGATGTTTTGGCAGTATTATCCCTGTCAGATCCTCATCTTTTTGAGTTCAAAAAGATGAACCTAAATGTGCTTACGTCTGCAGATAGTGCAAATGGCATGGTCTATGAAAGTGAGCTTAAAAATAATGGGAATGTCTATTTTGTAGATGTGAAATCAAGAGAAAACGTCGTAAAACGTGTTTTTGATATAATTAATACTTATAATGATAGATAAGAGGTGAATTATGAAAAAAATCGTAGTTATTGGAAGTGTAAATCAAGATATTAGTTTAACCATGCGCAATTTACCTTCAGAAGGAGATACCGTGATTGCTCAATCTATTAAGTATAATGGCGGAGGGAAAGGAGCAAACCAAGCGGTTTCACTGAATCGAATGGGATCAAACACGACCTTTATCTGTGCCGTAGGCAATGATGAAAATGGCACACAATTAGTTGATAACTTGGTAAAAGATGGCATACATGTAATCCCAATTGCTA
This DNA window, taken from Erysipelothrix larvae, encodes the following:
- a CDS encoding nucleoside hydrolase; the protein is MTKRKILIDTDPGIDDVLAIATAYCIDSLDIVALSSVKGNVSLEYTTRNAILTLDILKQNTPVYKGSKEPLVNSPVRNSNVHGSDGLGNLYDSYREATPPLDRKTGGLYDLAEYISQSEDKITIIAIGPLTNIAKLLMIDPHLNEKIEAIYIMGGGLKKGNVTDLAEFNFYCDAYAAQKVLLSGIDIYLSALDATTQVYFTYEEFDAYEVKNNKSEFIKKTLEYYINLDPYLHDVLAVLSLSDPHLFEFKKMNLNVLTSADSANGMVYESELKNNGNVYFVDVKSRENVVKRVFDIINTYNDR